aaacgaatagtaccatccccagaatcaggtgggtccacaaaaaccgtactagaaccactgccatgccgacacctaatacgatgagtatgcgtcttgaaacaatctccacataaccaaattcccatacgacgaaaggtaACCTCAGCCGAagtaaaaacctgcaaattggaAGTAAGGGACtgacgggttacatcccgcactccagtgcaacaatgacgatctcGTAAAtgagtgatcagagaactcctcaccagaccacgcccacctccatcctggcacccgctaagacccacaaaagggcaatgaaacttctccacggaaGTAGCCATATCAAAGCACTTCAACCAAAAAGTAACTCCAACGTACCCACTACCAAGCACACTTCAACCAAAAAGTAACTCCAACGTACCCACTACAATGCTGGAGTAGAACCAAAGAACCCCCACAATGCTGGAGTAGACAAAATAAACCCCCACAAAGTTGGAGTAGAAAGTCAATGCACCATTAAATATGGAAAAGTACCCACGAGATAATGCAGCACCAATAGGGACCAAGAAGCACCAACGAGTTAGCACAACACCAATAGGGACCAAGAAGCACCAACGAGTTAGCACAACACCAAGAGAACAGCCACGGTGCACACACTCAACGCCAACGAACACCAACAACCACCCCCTTACGGCTCACCAGCAACACAACCGTCGGCGCAACCCCTCAAACAAACTCGAACACCACCGCGCGCTGGCGCAGCCCCTCAAACAAACCGCATACAACTCCCGCCTTCAACAAAACCGCATACAACTCCCAAATAACCACCACCGCCGCAACAACACCGTCTTCACACAGCCACAACACCACCAAAACACCCCGTCACAACCTTACCGCCGTAACAACACCCCGTCACCACCGAACCGCCGCAAAACAAACCCCAGCCCACGCAACACCAGAAAACCACCTATTTCACACCCCTGCTCGAGCAACAGATGTCGAACCTACCCCCACAATACCAGACGACGCCGGCGAAAACTTTACCGGAGGTTGGCCGTAGACTTAACGCAGGTTGGCCGGTGCCGGGACTCCTTCAGCACACCGTGGCCGTCTgccctattattattattattattattattattattattattattattattattattattattattattattattattattattattatcattatattCAATTTAACGTCCGTTAGTACGGAACCAAAAAAAGCAGCGGTTttcatccattttgagggactaaGCTGCTCTTTTTACAATTACAGGGGCTAAACtgcgttttttttttaaagttcagAGACATTCAGTATACTTTACTCCCAAGTAAAGCAACAATATATCCTTCCTCAAATTTGTCACATGACTTTCATTGGTGATTTTCCAAAACTTCATTTGGGCCATTTCTTAACCCTTTTTTAAAATGTAATGAAGTTTGCAAAATGTTGAACACTCTGTGGACTGTTGGAGAAACAGAGGAGCATATATAAATGAGTAGGAGCAGAGATCGATTAGATTAGTCTTATAATTCGGAAGCGTTAGAAAGATAAGGGCATGAAATGATGAAGTTATTATGCTTGAAAATTCTTGTCACATACACATTTTGTAaaccaaataaataataacagcAGTTCACTAATCACTAATTAACAAAACAAGCGGGCCAAAATGAAAAAAGAAATCGAAACGATTGAGAAAGTCTGGGTTCAGCTGTAGATCGAAACACAAAGATAAAAAAGATGAGAGCAAAAAAAGATAATTTTGGTAGTAATTTGGGTTATTTAGTTCCTGGGTTTAAGTACGATGGTAGAGTGCTTAAGGATGTGCAAGCTGAACTGACCACCTTTCTCAGAGGTATCAATCTTGGACTGTCCAGGTGGTGGCAACAGCTCAAAGTTTTGAACCAAACGACCAATCGTAATACCGAGAATAGGAAGGGCAAGGATGATCCCTGGGCAACTCCTTCGTCCAACTCCAAAGGGAAGGAACCTAAAGTCATTTCCATTGGCATCAACCTTAGATTCCTCTTCCAAGAACCTCTCGGGCCTGAACTCCTCGGGTTTCTTCCAGTGGGCCGGGTTGTTAGCCAGCCACCATGCATTGACTAGGATCTTGCTTTCCGCTGGAATGTCATAGCTGCCTAGCTTGGCATCATGTAAGTTCATGTGAGGGACTAGGAGGGGAATGGCCATACGCAGCCTGAGGGTCTCCTTGATCACTGCGTTTAGGTATGGTAACTTTTGCATGTCTGGCTCAGTAATCTGGTGACCTTTTCCTAGCACTGTGTCTAACTCTTCCCTTAGCTTCTTCTGAATCTCTGGGTGGTTCACTATCTCTGCTATTCCCCATTCGATTGACCACAATGTCGTCTCAATTGCTGCACATTTTCAAATTTCACTCCAATTATTATAAAGCTAGCTTTCTAAACATTCTATCTTAATTTTCCACAAAATTATGTCATATTTTTTCACCCAACCTGTGCATATAACACTAGTTTTCTATTGACACGAAAGAAATTAGGATTGTCAAGTCATGTCATCGGTTGATTACGAATTAAGTATAATCGAATAATGTTTTGTGCATTCGGATTATTATGCTCATACGGATTGAATttgtgatttatgtttttccggtCATTTCAGCTTTTGTCGAATATCGATGAAATTGGGTCAGTTTTTCACTAAGAAACATACTCCGTACCAAACTACAAATATGTACAAATAGCCGGCCCATCAGTTTCAGTGGGGTTGGTAGCTCCACTTTTCTTTatccataatttttttttctctttttcttatgggagagggttggtaagtgtCCACTTTTATAAGCCTGGCCAATCATAAGTTTTTGGGCACCGAAAAAGTCAATCATAAGAATTGTTTTTGTAGACTTAGTAAAGAAATACTGAAATACTACGTAGGATACTAAACCAAACTTGCTAAAAGTAAAAATTTTAAGCGTAAATTTTGTTATAAATCTCAATATTGATACGTGTACTTAGCTTTTAATGAACCAATAATGTGTTGGCCTAGTGATTTAGACTAAGGACCTGTGTACACTAGGTCAATCCCTCCGCCTTTAATACTATGAATAGAAGACCTGATCCCCTtaagtgaatttttttttttgataccTGATTAGTTTTACGCATTTGGAAGAAGTTACTAAAGAAGTGATTGAACACTAGTTTAACATTATCTTAATTTCACGGAGACTCAAACAAAAAGGTAtggcaaacaaacaaaaaaaggtAAGTCGTCGGCATGATTTACAATCTTTCTCATTGACGACTGGTAACTGGTGGATGTGTGCAGCGGGCAGGTGAGCGACCAATTCAGCACTAAACGATGAAACGTGCCAATAGGGTCTAAGTAAAGTCATAAATCCCTATCCTAACACCGTTGATTTTTCAAAGTTAACAATATAATTGTGGGCTTCTAGATGTGTGCGCAACCTACATCCTGAGCGTGTGCACTACACGCGTCAATCAATGTTCAtgtttatttttcatttaaGAGTGAGAAAATTGAGATTATAAAACCAAATTTTATAGAAATTCTCTTACCAGCAACGTTGATGTTCTCAACAATATAAAGCACATTGTCCTCGTTGATTTCTCCCTTGTCTTGAGCCTCCAAAATGTGATCAATGGCACATTTAAGGTCATTGTTGCTTGCTCCCTTTGTACTTGTTAGTTTCCTACATATGTATTATAAAATGTTGAGTTACATTTTGGTCACGGAAACTATCAAAACAACGAAATTTTCCATTCGAATGCAAACACAACAACTACGGGACAGTTTTCATTATACACTCAAGTGTTCCCCCAAAATCCCAAATACAAGTATTTACTGAAAGTGTTTAGCTACTACGGAGTACTACGAATAAACTAATTTGTACATCTAAGCATTTTATTCCAATGTATAGCCGCCTCCTCCCAAAGTCATCACAATGTACATTATGTACCCCGTATGGCCGTTTGTTCATGTGGGTAGGTACTATTAGAGGAATATTGTTCATAGTTAGGTGAGCATATGCACATCATCGATCAAATGTAGCAATCTGTTTTTATATACCACTAGATCGCTATAATATTATACTCCTAGTAGTTATTGATTGTCAAGAAAAGTCATCTATATATCTGTCATTTTAATCAATTTTATACTCCATCTAATATTCTCATGTACTCGTAATGTAAGAGTGTACCCAGTCATTGGTCATGGCTTGGttatgaggagagagagagcattaaaaacaataaataaatatgaGAGATAAGAAGTAGGGAAGAGAGAGAAGCATGACCTGGTCATACCCATGACCAAAACAAGTTCTTGGGCATAGAATGTGGTGAGGACAAGTGGAAATactattgtttattttttattctttattttgataTGGGTAGGATAAAagtaaaatagagaaaaaagatgtcaaaacttaattggtcatcCATTGAGGATTAGTGGTCATGATTGGGCATGAAAGCGGGTCATGAATAAAATATAAAAGAGagaaatcttattttatttgatgACCAATTCTTTTTGGTCATCCAATGGTTTTACTCTTAATACTACTTGTTTTAAAAATACTAAACTACCCGGTATTGGTGCTAATATGTCATTTAACCACCAAATTACTTTTTGTGATGTCATCGGCCATAACGCCATTTGAGACATCTCTATCAGTAAAAGTTGAAATTCTGGGACGGTAAGATTTGTCTACTGTTATTAGTCAGGAAATTCGTACCAAATGAAGCTAGCGCGCACAATTCAGATCCTACCAAACTCCGACTACTTGGGATTTGGGAATCGAGCTAAATGACCCTTAATTGAAAAGTGATCTCCCTAATTAAACTCCGATTTGAAATAACTCCTATTGCCCGTAACTaataaacaagcaaaaactgATCCCAGCAAATCAAACAATCAAGTCAAATCAATTTGGATCTCTCGATCATAAAAAAACAATAGCAATCAATTCAGGCAAAATTAAAATGAAGCAATCACATAATCAATGAAAgtgaagaaaataaaaaggatTGGGAAGAACATACTTGCGCTCATCAACAAAGTAATCCTTGAAAAGCTGCAACCTCTTCTCCTTAACTTGCTTACACAAATTCAAATAGCCCCTAAGAAACGGTCTTAGGATAGGGATAAAATCACCGTAATTGTACTCAAAGCTCTGAGCCAAACGACTTCTTTCCCCGTTCAAAGCTTTTAGCTTATTAAACAAAGGATCTTCCATGCTTTCAAATCGTCGATCAAACATAATCCTGTACATATTATTGTACATCATAAGCTGCAATCGCCGTCTCAAAACAATCCCATCCTTGGAAGCAGCAGGGTCGCTCTTGACATCTTCCACCACCGCTGCCGCCTCTGCCTCCCACCCGAACCTATACTGTTGTACAACCTTATTAGtaaagaacggaacagtcatgATCCTCCTCATCTTCCTCCAGTGTTCACCGTACACGGTGAAAACCATGTCCTGTCCTTTACCGGTAAAGATGTCGAACACGACGTTTCGAGTTCGAGACCCGAATTCGACACCTTGTGTGTGGAGAACATCTTTGGCTAGCTCTGGGGATGAGACAACTGCTAGATTCCTCTGCCCCATTCTTAACAGGAAAATGTCGCCGAATTTCTTGGCGAGACCGGTGAGGTTTTTGTGGTTCAAGTCATCACCGACTTGTAACCAGTTCCCGAATATGGGGACTGGGATTGGGCCGGGTGGTAATTTGAATTTCTTGCCTTTTAGTTTTGAGATCACTATTGCCACTACGATTGCGAAGAATATTGCGTATAACGCCTTCTGTAGAAGAAGGAGatccatttttatttttgtttcagaTCTTTGATTCTATGGGAAATAAACAGAAAGAGGGTTGAAAATTGAAGTGTAAGAAGAGATGATTAAGGGCTTTTATAGAGAGGATTTGGTGATAGGTGGCCAAGTGGGGTCTGGCTTGCTGAAATTATTAAACAAGATAGAAGCCCCATTTAATCCAAAAGTCGGAATGGGTAGTGGGGGTGGGTGGAAGGGAGGTTCGGGAACCGTAGTTGAATTTGACTTAACGGCGTTAGATTAGACGGAAATATAATGGGTTGGAGAGGATTGATCGACGTGGTTGTATGGCGAATCAGTGGAGTGAGAACCTGAGAAGGGAGTAGGTGAGCGGGTTGGTGAGCTTAAGAAAAGGCTCTCCTTTTTTCAACTAATAAAAGGAAAGTAAAATAAGTATTTTTTACTTATTATATGGACTGTATGAAAGTTTGTTTTCATTTAAGAAACAAAAAAAGGTAGATCATCTTCAATAAATGGAATGTATGGGATTCTGGGAAACGGATCATACTATTATGGTATTTTATCTGCTCCGGTTTGCAATTTCTATATCACAAAATCTAATCGGATTTGTCAAAAaagattaaaataaatatataaaaaaaatatacagagAATAAAAAAACCAGACAACATACAGAGTATCTATATCAATCGAGTTTGTTGCTTAAAGCTCTTAATTATATCTGGTGTACAATGAATATTGTAAGGCACATGTAAATTTACTCAAAATGCTTAACCGATATCcgatataatataaaagttttttttttggataaatTTATTCTTTTAAATAGAATTACCCCTTCTAAATAAAATGTTATCCATCAAACGTTAGTTTATAATagaaaaagttaatcaaaacatgttaGAAGTTGCCAAATTTTGGATTAAAGTTAGGCTTAAAAAACACATTTCACTAATTTTTAATATCAAAGGAAACATAATCATTATTAGGCCCACTTCAACGACTAGCATAGTATTTTCCTTAAAAGATTATATGTTGTTCATCATCACAACTATTACAAGTTCATCAAAATTTCCCCTGAATCACAATTTTGGATCAAAATCTCGAAACTTATTGTACAACTGGTGCGCACAAAATCCGATTTAAAACAAATTCAATGGATGTGAAGCAAATTACTAGATCCATTTTAAGTTTTAGTTACTGAAGTCATAatatgaaataaacaatttttaaaGACTAAAAGTTAATACTTTCTCCATTTTTAAATAGTGAATTACTACGTTAAAATTTGGAAGTACGTAGTATATAATAATATTAGTAGTTTGACTTTATGAGTTACCGTTTTTTGTATTATTAGACTGACTATTTGTACACGATAAATCTCAGATTCGAATCTCCCGTCTTCATTTGTTATATTTTCAAACATCTGATCCACTATTAATACCCTACTATCTCTTTTTTAAATAAAGTAAATTTGAAAACAAAACATTATCTCTTAAAACTTTTACGCCTGCTAATATGAGTGTCAAATTAATTTAGGACGAAAGGAGTaatactttatccatattcaaGTGCCTTggccctgttcttttggacTTTTTTGCAGTTCCATTAATTCCAGTTCAGTTCATTTCATCTCCataaagttcagttcagttcagttcagctccatgaagttcagttcagttcagctccattaagttcagttcagttcagttcaattcagcttcattcagttcaattcagttcagttcaaaagaacggattcatctttctttgtaattatttttattcatgatattgcaattaaaatcgacatttattacttatatactccgtatataataattattattatcgttattattacttaaatatta
This Spinacia oleracea cultivar Varoflay chromosome 6, BTI_SOV_V1, whole genome shotgun sequence DNA region includes the following protein-coding sequences:
- the LOC110797393 gene encoding trans-cinnamate 4-monooxygenase; the encoded protein is MDLLLLQKALYAIFFAIVVAIVISKLKGKKFKLPPGPIPVPIFGNWLQVGDDLNHKNLTGLAKKFGDIFLLRMGQRNLAVVSSPELAKDVLHTQGVEFGSRTRNVVFDIFTGKGQDMVFTVYGEHWRKMRRIMTVPFFTNKVVQQYRFGWEAEAAAVVEDVKSDPAASKDGIVLRRRLQLMMYNNMYRIMFDRRFESMEDPLFNKLKALNGERSRLAQSFEYNYGDFIPILRPFLRGYLNLCKQVKEKRLQLFKDYFVDERKKLTSTKGASNNDLKCAIDHILEAQDKGEINEDNVLYIVENINVAAIETTLWSIEWGIAEIVNHPEIQKKLREELDTVLGKGHQITEPDMQKLPYLNAVIKETLRLRMAIPLLVPHMNLHDAKLGSYDIPAESKILVNAWWLANNPAHWKKPEEFRPERFLEEESKVDANGNDFRFLPFGVGRRSCPGIILALPILGITIGRLVQNFELLPPPGQSKIDTSEKGGQFSLHILKHSTIVLKPRN